The region CGCCGTGCTGAGCGGCTACCAGGGCGGCGAGGGCATCGCCGACGTGATCGTCGACGCCGTCTCACGCGTGAAGGCCGCCAACCCCGACGCCGTCTATGCCTGTGACCCCGTCATGGGCAACGCCAAGTCGGGCTGCTTCGTCGCACCGGCGATCCCCGTGCTGCTGCGCGACAAGGTCGTGCCCGTCGCCGACATCATCACCCCGAACCAGTTCGAGCTCGGGTTCCTCACCGGCACCGAGCCGTCCGACCTCGAATCGACCCTGGCCTCGGTCGACGCGGCGATGGACATGGGCCCCTCGATCGTGCTCGTGACGTCAGTGGAGCGACCCGATCGCGAAGAGGGCACGATCGAGATGCTCGCCGCCGACGACAAGGGTGCGTGGCTGGTCGCCACCCCGCACCTCCCGATGAAGGCGAACGGCTCGGGCGACGTGACCGCTGCCCTCTTCACGGCGCACTACACAGCCACCCGCGACGCGAAGGTCGCGCTCGAGCGCACAGTGTCGAGCGTCTTCGATCTGCTGCAGAACACTCTCGACTCGGGCGACCGCGAGCTGCGCCTCGTCGAGTCGCAGGAGACCTACGCCAACCCGCGCATGCAGTTCACCGCACACCAGGTGCGCTGAGCGCGCCGCGTCGGCCGGATCAGCGGGGCCAGGCGCTCGACACGGCCTCGCGGATCTCATCGAGCAGCTGCGGCAGCGCCTTGGTCTTCGCGATGATCGGGAAGAAGTTGGCGTCCGTCGCCCACCGCGGCACGATGTGCTGATGCAGGTGGGCGGCGACGCCGGCTCCTGCGACCTCGCCCTGGTTCATACCCAGGTTGAAGCCGTCGCAGCGCGATACCTCGCGCAGCACGCGCATTCCTGTCTGCGTGAGTGCGCCGATCTCGGCGACCTCCTCGGGTGTCGCCTGATCGTAGGTGCCGATGTGACGGTACGG is a window of Microbacterium esteraromaticum DNA encoding:
- the pdxY gene encoding pyridoxal kinase PdxY — protein: MKILSIQSAVAHGHVGNSAAVFPLQRIGVDVLPVYTVNFSNHTGYGAWRGPMIDPADVREVITGIEERGVFDQIDAVLSGYQGGEGIADVIVDAVSRVKAANPDAVYACDPVMGNAKSGCFVAPAIPVLLRDKVVPVADIITPNQFELGFLTGTEPSDLESTLASVDAAMDMGPSIVLVTSVERPDREEGTIEMLAADDKGAWLVATPHLPMKANGSGDVTAALFTAHYTATRDAKVALERTVSSVFDLLQNTLDSGDRELRLVESQETYANPRMQFTAHQVR
- a CDS encoding HIT family protein, producing MTGVEDGSHLVGVPDEFQRLWTPHRMAYIQAGPQPLRDECPFCEAPKHPDEERLIVARGETAFVVLNLFPYNSGHLLVCPYRHIGTYDQATPEEVAEIGALTQTGMRVLREVSRCDGFNLGMNQGEVAGAGVAAHLHQHIVPRWATDANFFPIIAKTKALPQLLDEIREAVSSAWPR